The genomic stretch TTGCTAAGAAGGAATTCAGAAGTGGCGGCATTACCCAAACTACTGCAATTTTAACTGGGCCGACAATGCCAAGTGTTGTTGCAAAGTAAGCGATTGTTACCATTACCATTGGCGCGATAAGGAATGGTATTAAGTAAATTGTATTTAATACGATCGGTAAACCAAACATGATTGGTTCGTTAATATTAAATATACCTGGTGCAAGAGACAATTTCGCAACTGTTCGTGCATCCGCTCGTTTCGAGAACATTAGTAATGCGATAATCAGTACAAGCGTACCGCCTGATCCACCCATCCATACATACGCATCGAAAGAACCACGTACCCATTCGAATGGTAATTTAGCGCCTTCTTGTGCCGCACTAATGTTTTGTAGTTGTGCTGTACCCCAAAGTGATTCTAGAACCGGAGCAAGTACGTTCGGACCATGAATCCCGAAGAACCATAGTAGTTGTACTAAGAAAGTAACTAGTAAAACAGCTCCGTACCCTTGCGAAAGTGATAATAACGGCTCTTGAATTGTTTTGGAAATCCAAGTAATAACGTCCATATTTGTGATTTTGAAGAATGCCCAGTCAATAATACCAACAACATAAAGTGCAACTAACGCAGGAATAATCGCCGCGAAAGCTTTACTTACAGCCGGTGGAACAGAATCTGGCATTTTGATAATAATATTTCTGCGCATTAATTTCGCATAAATAATAGTTGATATAAAACCGAAAATCATTGCGGTAAACAAGCCGGTACCATTTACTTGGCTTAGGCTAAAGAATCCGTAAATTCCAGCAAATTCTTTTGGTAAAGTAGCTACATCGAAATTTGCATTAGAAGCCGCAATCGCAGCTTTTACTGCATCTAAGCTTACAGTAACAGTTAAGTTCATAACAAAAGCAGCAAGAGAAACTAGCCCCCCAGCTAATCGATCCACTTCATATGCTTTTGATAAATTATACCCTAGTGAAAAGGCAAAAATAATTGAAACAATTGCTAATGTCCCATTGTATACATATCCATTAATCCCGATAAGTGGTTGCATCGCTTCCACAAATCCTGTCCATCCCCAGTCAGTTGGAAAATCCCTAAAAAACGCATTTAAAAGTACTGCAATTGACCCAGCCATAGTGATTGGCATTGTTGAAATAAAAGCATCACGTAATGCAACTAGATGTTTTTGTGAACCAATTTTCGCTGCTACTGGCACAAAATACTTTTCCAAAAATGCTGTTAATCCATTCATATTTTATCCTCCCGTAAACCTTTTTATTTAACACTCATCTTTTAAACAAAATATAATTTCTATGTATAAACTCCCTTTAAGTTTATCAGCTATATCTGTTTACTTTGTCCTAGTAATCCCCATTACTAAAACAAACCAGATGGAATCTTTGCATGACCTCGTGAAATTTTGGGAGCCCTCCTCTCCGCTTCATGATAAGGCTTACATTTAGATTCACCTTAATCTATTGCAATTTCCGTGCCAAGTACTAAATTTGGAAAAAACATCCTTTAATCTCTTGAAAGCCTTGTCTTTCTTGCCTTTAAACTTGTATTACACACATACAGAAAAAAACTGTGTAAGTAAGCGTTAACATTACACAGTTTACTAATTTATCCATTCTTCTTTCTGTGTTATAATGAGCATAAGCTAAGTAATACCAACAATTCGAGGTGATAAATATGGCAGTCAAACGAGATATGCCGGAAGAGTCGAAAAATAGTAAAGTTGTGAAAAAAGAGCATTTTTCGATTGTGTTTCCTGATGATATAAAAGAACCAAAAAATGCGAGTGAACAAAAAAAGCAAGATGTTGAAAAGAAAACAGATGATAATTAATAAAAAAGAGCATCCGCGGGGATGCTCTTTTTTATTTAATAGAGAAGATAACCATTTCTTTATCCTCATCAATTCGGACATTTACGTCCATGCCTAATTTATCTTTAAAAAGTGCCGTAATATTTAGATAGTCATCATAGCTACCGATATCACTTTTTTCGTATCCTTGTAGAATTGTCGGCTTGATACGCACAATGTAATCATCATTTGATGTTTCTTCAGGATTATAAGTATAGATTTTCTTACCATTCTTATCAAAAAAGTCATATGTTGCATAGGATTCATTGTTTGTGATATACACATCTTTTTGTGTAACATAAGCATTATCGGCCACGCTGTAGTCAATCAAACCTGCGTAATATTTATTGGTAGATGGTTCATTAATTTCATATTGTTTATAAGCTAGTCGGAATAAGTAATCAATATTGTAGTAACTATTCACGCGGAAATAGAGATTTTTATCTTTGGATTTTTTATCTACGCCAATATCTGTCGCACTAATTGGGAAGACTTCATATAATTTGCCGTCTATTTCGTAAGCTACTTCATACTTATCAAACACTTCTTGGCGCTGAAAAAAGCCAAACATAATTGCTAAGATTACGATAATTCCTACGAAAACTGCGACGATTAGAGCGGGCAGCCATTTCTTTTTTGATTTTAGTTGTTGCATTATTTTCATCCTTTGTCATGAATTGCTTTACTATTTTATATTGTACCAGTTTATGAATCATTATACATTATTTTTCTGAGGATAGGGCTGATTTGTAGAAAAAAGACTACTCTGCGCTAAGCAAAATAGTCTTTTATATATTTAAAATTAGTGTCGCGCACCTCACATCGACATGCAATCATCTGCGTTACCCTGATAGTTAGCTCGGGCCAGGCGACCTCGCGGCACATGAGAAGCACTGCTTAATGCTGCTTCCTTCCGGACCTGACATGGTTCACAGGTTCCCATTGCGCAAGACCCAACCTTCAACACCACTTGTCAAGGGCAGACCAAACAATTACGATGCCTCAAATGAGGAATTCAACCCCGCTAGAGCGGATTGCGGGTTACAGGGCGCCGCTACCTCCCCGTCTAGCACGACAAATTTGCTACCAATAATTAAATGCCAAATAAAAATTATTTAGCGCAAACTCTGAAAAGAGCTCAATTACTAGTGTACCTTTTTCATCTAAAAAGTGCAAGCGGGAACACGGAAATATTTTTTAACGTAAGTAAACACTCATGATTGCTGCGATAATCGTACCAACTACACAAATACCTACTAATGTTAAAGCTATCCATACTATTTTTTTATTCATGGTTTTCTCCCCCTCGTCATCACTTTTCTTTTAGTGATTATATCATGAAATCCAAAATTTAGCTGTTAATATCAAACTTCTTTTGCCAACTATTTAATTGGCTGTAGCTCGACATTAACTGTGTGGTTACTTGTTTAAAAATCAGACGTAATTCCGCGTATTTAAGGACGTTCTCACTTGGATGATATACCGCTTTAATAGGCAGTGTATGTTTTAGATTAAGATCCTTCAAAATCCCTAGTGATCGCATACCAATAATCGCTGCTCCTAAACTTGAGCCTTCTATCGTATGCGGAACACGTATTTCTCGGTTCAAAATATCCGCCAGAAGTTTACACCAAGCATCATGCGCTGAAATCCCGCCTGTGACATAAATAATATCATCTGGAGCCGAAACCGCCTCATAAACTTCTGCAAGATTAAAAGCAACACCTTCCAAAATCGCACGAATAAAATGGGCTTTTGTATGATTAATCGTCAGCCCAACAAAACCTCCTCGAATATCATTAGTCCAAAATGGTGCACGCTCGCCTAACAAATATGGCTGGAATAAAAGACCCGCAGCGCCCGGAGGAACTTCCTCTATTTTTGCAATAAAGCTTGCGAAATCACGCCTACTAATTTCAGCTTCAGAGCCAAATTGTTGCAAACCCCACTCGACTACTTTTCCACCATTATTCACTGCGCCGCCTGCGATAAAGTAGCCATCACCAGCTCCGTAGCAAAATGTCCGACCACGAGAATCTATTTGGAATTGATTGGTAAGTTTGCGAACTGCACCACTTGTGCCTACTGTAATCGTAACATCATTTTGGCCGGTCGCTTGAATACCAATATTAGCTAGCGCCCCGTCACTCCCCCCTACAATGAATGGTAAATTTTCTGGGATTCCCATTAATTCAGCATATTCTTTTTTCACGCCAGTTAATTGATATGTTTCTGGTACAACTTTTGGCAAAAAATCAGGAGTCAATTTGACAATTTCCATTGCTTCAAATTCCCAGTCGTGCTCCATAATGTTATATAGTCCAGTCCCCGATGCTAACGATTCATCCATCACCCAAACACCAAATAATCGGTATAAAATATAGGATTTAATATCAACAAATTTTTCTGTGCGTTTAAATAAAGTAGGCTTTTCCTCCTTCAACCAGCAAATTTTGGCAAAGGGGCTCATAGGGTGTATCGGCGTTCCTGTGGCCTCATACAGTTGGAATAAGTAATTATCCCTTTTTACTTTTTCAAGCGTCTCACTGCTTCGTCCGTCCGCCCAAGTGATACATTCAGTCAAAAGCTCTCCATTACTTCCAACCATAATTAAACTATGCATCGCAGAACTAAACGAAATCCCCGCTAATTCTTCTTTATTCACATTTTTCATCACAGCTTGAATAGATGATAAAACTGCTTCGAAAATTTCCGTGGGGCTCTCTTCCGCTTTCCCAGTTTCATCCGTTATTAGTTCATAATGCGTCGCCTGCCGGAAAATCACTTCTCCTCGTTGATTAAAAAGTACTGCCTTTGTGCTTGAAGTTCCAATGTCTACGCCCATTATGTATGGTTTACTCGTCAAACAATTCACCCCGCGTTTTCGTTTCTTTTTATTATACGTCAAATAGAAGAAAATTTGGGGCTAGGCTACTTAGCTTTTTTGCCAAACAAAAAAGCTAGAGAAATTCTCTAGCTTAATTTATACCGTAAAAAGTTTTTATTCGGCTTTCTTCACCTAACACAATAAGTGTATTTTTATCCGCGAATTTTAGCACTTCTTTTGTATTGGCTTCACTTTGAGCGACGCAACCTAATGTGTAATTGTATTTCGGTGAATCAACATGGTAAAACACAGCCGATCCTTTACCTTTTACACGTTTAGCGTTGTATTTCACTTCCATTCCGTATTTGTACTGCGGAATCTTCATTTTTTCATCTGCAGAACTAGAGGAATTGCGTTCTTGCCAAGTGTTATAGGATTTGTCGTTAGAGTTAGAAATCCAATAACTTCTATTAGTAATCGCTCTGAATGTCAGCTTCGTACCAGGATTACCCTTTTGCCCAAATGCAATGCCTGTACGATAAACGCCAACTGGAGTTCCAGAACTTTTTTCAGAGAACTTTGGATCAAATCCCCATTTGCCAATATGACTGGTAAAATGACGAACTTCATACCAATTTCCTGCACTATTTTTTTGGAAAAAGTAGGTTGTTGCGGTAGTATTCTTTGGTTTTGTGGTGATGATTGCCTTTTTACTGTTCCAAAGAGCTGGAACGGTGTCAGCAATTGTTGGTTTGCCGACATTCGTAAAGGCACGCGAGTCAATCCATCCGATTGTAGTATTTCCTAGCTTACAATAATACCATTTAGCTCTTGCTGTTTTTCCTTCGCGCGTAATAATCAACGTCTTCTTGTCGTATTTCTTAGCTGAACCGAGGTACTTAACACTACTACTCGTTTTGTACATCTTGCTATTAATACCATCATTTCGTTTTGACTGATTTACTACCCCTTTTAGATTAACTGCTTTGTCATAAATGATTTTTTCGTAGGATGCTGCTTCGGCATTAAAGGAGTGACCAAGTAGGCTAACCATTAAAACAATAATTAAACCGCTTAATAACTTCTTCATTATTCGCTCCTTATTTTTGAGTTATTCCCTATAGCAATTAGTTTATTTTTTACGTTTCCTAAGTAATAACACTGCCACAAGAATAACTATAACACCCGCTACCACGAAAATCCATTCTGTACCTTTGTCACCTGTGCTTGGCAAATCTGTTTTGTCATCTTTTGTAACTTTTGTAACATCAGCAGGTTTTGCTGTTGCGCTTTTGACCGCGTTCTTTGTTTCGATTTTCTTCACTTTATCTGGAGCTGTTACGACTGCTTCATTTTGTTTTTTCGCTGGGACTTGATAGGTTACTTCTTCACTATAATTACCCGATTCATCAAAAGCATATGCAGTAATTTGTTTTGGTGTTGTCGCCCATTCTGCATAAAAATAACCATCTTTATCCGCAGTTGTTGTTCCTTCTCCAAAGTTTTCATCTGCCGGAGAACTCATATATACACTAGCGAATGGTTTTGTTTTACCTGTGAAAATTTTTGTTTCTAAATCAAAATTCATATCTGTAATAGTCAGTTGGGCCGTTTTTTCTTTGACTAAGTAATTGAGTTTGACTGCTGTTGTTTTGCCGTCTTCACTATCTCCAAGGAGCGTGACTTCTTGGATACCTGTTTGTGCAGTACTTAGTTTAGAATTGGCTGCTAAGCGATAATTGGTTAGTTTTGTATCGGTGTAATCAGTTAATGTTGCGGTGAAATCTTTGAGATCAATCTTACTATTTTGTTCATACGAGTAAACTTCTTGAGAATCGGTAATATCTATCGTTGTTTGAACTTTGCTTTTTTGCGATGTTGTTACAGTCGTGTCTTTTGTCGGTACTGCTGGTTCTGGCTTTTCTTCAGTAATTATGTTTTCAGTAGTATCTGTTGTTTTTTCTTCTGTAGGTGTTGAATTGTTACCATTTTCATTTGTTTCAGCGCTTGCTGCCAATGAGAATGGAATGATTAGACAAGTTACTAACGCAGTAAGCACTAGCCCGTGGAATTTTTTCATAATAAATTCCCCTTTCATTTTGCTTAGTTTAATAATAAGCAGAAATGTGATGAAAGTCAATTTTAAATTACAATATTGTTACAAATATTAAAACTGCGATACAAAAAAACCTTGCTAAGATTGTACTTAGCAAGGCTTAATTTTATAATTCAATCGGGCGATCTAGTTGATAAAGTCGTTTATAGCGTGGTTCTTCTGCCATTAATTCAGCATGAGGTCCTTCCATTAACGTTTTTCCCTCTTCTAAAAACAAGACGCGGTCCATTTTTTCGGCACCAACTAAATGATGCGTTACCCATATGAGTGACTTATCTGCTAACGTTTCAAAGATAGTCGCTAGTAAATCGCGTTCTGTAATTGGGTCCAGACCAACTGTTGGTTCGTCTAAAATAACGATTGGTGTGTTTTGTAGTAGAATCCGAGCGAGAGCGATACGACCACGCTCACCACCTGAAAAACGTTCACCCATTTCACTCATTTGTGTATGATAGCCATCTGGCATGCTCATTATAAAATCGTGCAACTGAACTTTTTTCGCCGCTTCGTATACTTCTTCGTCCGATGCATCTTGATTTCCAAGGCGGATGTTGTTTAAGACGGTCGTACTGAAAAGGTGCGCTTTCTGATTTAACATTGATGTTATTTCAGGAATTTGCGGTCTTAAATTCTCCACTTCAACGCCGTTCATAGTTACTTTTCCAGCTGTTGGCAGTAAAGCTCCTTGAACTAATTTAAGAAAAGTTGATTTCCCTGTTCCACTTCGACCGATAATCGCCACTTTTTCACCTTGTTGCAATGTGAAGTCAAAACCATTTAAGATTTCTGGTGACTTTTCATCGTACGCGAAAGTTAGATTTTCTGCTTTTAAAACAACATTTTCTGTGTTGATTCGCTCTATTTCTTTCGTTTCTTCTTCAAAAGTTGGTAGCGTCGGATCTTCTATTTTGTCTAAACGAGCAAGCGAGTCTTGGTATAATGATTTGTCACTGATAGCACTTGAAACTGGTACAAACGCTTCTGCTAGCGCCATAATTGCCAAAACAAAAGCGGCAATCATCGTTCCAGAAAAGGCTCCATCACGTGATTCTGCTGTACTCCAATAAACCATCACGATAACCATAAAGCCAACAACTAACTGACTAAAGAAATCGCGCCAATTAACAAAATGAAACTGTTTATTTTCTGTTCGAAGCATGTCTGCCTCGTCTTTTTCGTAGTTAGAAATAAATGTTTTTTCACGTCCACTGAATTTCCAATCACTAATACCAAACACTGCATCGGTAAATTTTTGATATAAACTATTGCGCCCTTGTTTTAGATAAGCATTCTTTCCACGAGCATATAAAAGTGATACCCATGGAAGAACGAGCACAAGGAGGCCAATCAAGAGTACAAAGAGCGCAGCAAATGGAATCGAGAATGCTCCAAGCGCGATAACGACGCCCGCGTAAAGCACGAGGCTAACAATTGCCGGTAGCATTGTAGTTAAATAGAAATTTTGTAAATGCTCAATGTCACCTGCGAGGAGGCCCAGAATATCGCCAGTTTTATAACGTGATTTTAGTAGTAACGCTTGCGGCTCAAGTAAACGATACAGTCGAACGCGCATCTTTTCCAGAATTCTAAGGACAAGCGAATGGCTCGAAAGGCGTTCCACATAGCGTGAAACGGAGCGCATAATACCAAATGCACGAACACCAACTGTCGAAATATAAACCGCCATGATGGATTCCGGCATCAAGGACGATTTCGAAATTAAATGTCCAGACGTAAACATAAGTGCTCCAGCAGAGGCAAAAGTTAGTGTTCCAAGGAAGATGACAAGTAAAAACAAGCCGCGGTTTTCTTTAATATATGGGATAATCCAGCTACTTTTCCGCATCATACTTCCTCCAATTGGGCTTTGACTAAATTGTAATAGAAACCTTTACGCGAAAGTAATTCTTCGTGCGTTCCAGTTTCAACGACAGCCCCGTGATCTAAAACAATAATTCGGTCCATTTCGAGCATCCAGTGCAAACGATGCGTCGCGAAAAAGACAAGTCGATTTTCAAATAAGTCTAGCATTGGTTTTTTTAACTCATATTCCGTTTCAATATCTAAGTGGGCTGTTGGCTCATCCATTAACACAATTGGACGATCCGTTAAGAATGCACGAGCCAGTGCGACACGCTGTTCTTGCCCACCACTCAGCATCCGCCCAGCTTCTCCGACAAGCGTTTCATAACCATCTTCCAGTCCCGCTACAAGCTTATTTAAACCGGCAGATTCTGCTGCTTTTTTCATTTCCTCATCTGTAGAGTTAGGATGATAAAAGCGAATATTTCCAGCAATTGTATCGTGGAAAAGGTATGGATGTTGCGGAATATAAGTGACTTGGGTTTGCCAATCACTCGAAGCAAGCGACGCACCACTTTCCCCATTCCAACGAAAACCTCCAGAAGTCGGGGTCAAAAAGCCACTCAAAACATCAATCAAGGTAGATTTCCCAGCGCCCGTCGCACCAATAATCCCAACTTTTTCAAATCCTTTTACCGTAAAACTGGCTTCATGAAGCGAATCTGCAGCATCTACATCATGCTTTACAGTAATATTTTCAAACGAAAACTCCGTATTTTCAGCAAAAGTTGTTAAAGGTAGTGCATTCGTTTCCGGTTTTTCTGCTTTGGCTTGGTCAATAATTCCTTGAATAACGCGACCAGCCTCTTGACCATCAAGTGTAGCATGATAATCCGAGCCAACTTCACGAACTGGTAAAAAGTATTCTGGCGCAAGGATTAGGACACTAAGCGCAATTGGCAAATTCATGTTACCGTCAATGAGACCAAGACCTAGGAACAGCGCAACGAGCGCAATCGATAACATCGTAAAGAAATCTAGCGCGAATGACGACATAAATGCCACACGCAACGTTTTCATCGTGGCTTTACGATAACGCGAACTAACCGAAGCAATTTTCCCTTCATGGTCGTGACTAAGCCCCAAATACCGCAACGTTTCCAAACCCTTCAACGAATCTACAAAGTGGTTAGAGAGCACGCGATACGTTTCAAATTGGGAATCTGCTTGTTTTTTCGCGGCTAATCCTAGAATAATCATAAATACAATTAAAATCGGCAAAGTAATCATCAAAATAAAAGCAGAAGTCCAGTCTTGAAAAGCAATATACACCCAAATCATCGCTGGAATAATTGCCATATTCATCATTTTAGGTAAAAACAGTTCCAAGTAATTTCGGAAATCCGCCACACCTTCCATAACCATCGTGACCACTTTCCCAGTTCCTTCCGCACGAGCAAAACGCGGTCCAAGTGCGAACAAACTATCAAGCAACTCTTCCCGCATCGTTTTCGCTAGTTTCGCAGCATAACGGTAAACGATTTGTTTTTTCCATACATTCAAAAAGTGACGCAAGAAATAGGCCCCCGCGAAGAGACCTATTTGTATTGTGACTGATTGAAACGCGTGCTCGTGAAATAAGTCAGTAATCGCACGAGCTAAAGTTATCGCCATCACGATAATCGCAGCACCTTGAACAAGCGTGAAAACTGCGAGAATCGCCATTATTTTTTTAATTCCTTTGTAGTTCCTTAAATCTTTTCCCATTAATACGTCATTTTCTCCTTACTAGAAACGCGCTTACGGAAAACATAGTAGCTCCAAATTTGGTAACCAAGAACAAACGGCAGTAGCGTAACGGCAACTATCGTCATCACACTAAGCGAATATTGTCCGGAAGCTGCATTTTCTATAGTTAAATCAAACGCACTGTTGATAGAACTGATCATTACACGTGGGAATAGTGACACGAAAATCGTCGCAATCGTGAAGACAATTCCAAGTCCGCCGAATGTAAATGCCAAAATATCACGATCTTTCCAAATAAACAGGGCAGATAGCACGTACATAACGACTACAATTCCAATCATCAGTGGTACAAGTACAGGTCTAACTTGGAACATGTCAGTATTGAAGTAAGCAAGTACAACGAAAATTACTAGAGCTGGTACAGTAATAAACCAAACACGTTTCGCCATACGACGAGCACGGTCTTGAATATCCTCTTCTGTACGTAAAGTAATAAATAGTAATCCGTGAAGTAGGCACATGAGCGTAATCGTCACGCCACCCCATACGGAGAATACGGTAATGTAATCAAAGAACCCAGCGTACATATCCATATCACTATTAATCGGCATACCTTGAATCAAGCTAGCAAATAATACACCAAATAGGAATGGCGGTAAAATACTACCGAAGAAAATAACCCAATCCCATGTTTTTATCCAAAGCGGTGAATCTTTTTGACCACGGAATTCAAAAGAAACACCACGGCCAATTAGCGCAAGTAATAAGAATACTAGCGGAATATAATAACCACTAAACATGGTTGCATACCAGTTAGGGAAAGCGGCGAAAATCGCGCCCCCAGCAGTTAGTAACCAAACTTCATTTGCATCCCAGAACGGCCCAATCGTATTAACGAGCACGCGGCGTTCCAGTGCATTTCTAGCCATAAATCGTGTAGACATCCCAACACCAAAGTCAAAACCTTCAAGGAAGAAGAATCCAATGAATAAGATGGCGATTAATAGAAACCATAACTCATTTAGTGACAAAGCTTTCATCCCCCTTATCAAACGGATCTACGGAAATCTCTGCTTTTTCTGGTTTGTGTCCGTCTGGTCCTTTTTTAATTTCACGTATAAACAAGTAAACCAATAGAATGGCTAAAATCGTATAAATTGTCGAGAACGCAATTATCGAGAACAAAATTTGTCCTGATGAAACGTTTGGCGATACGGCATCAGCGGTTTTCATGTAACCGAAAACTACCCATGGTTGTCGCCCTATTTCTGTCATAATCCAACCCATGGAGTTCGCTAGGAACGGGAAGCCAATCATTGGAATCATGAAACGTAAATACCATTTTGCATTAACGAGTTTTTTCTTCCAAGCAAGCACGATACCAATTAATGCGAATAAAATCATTAACATACCTGCGCCAACCATGATACGGAAGCTCCAAAATGCTGTTTTAACTGGTGGGATGTAGTCACCTTCACCATATTTTTCTTCGTATTGTTTTTGCAGCGTGTTCATACCTTCCACGCTACCAGTTAATGTTCCGTAAGATAAGAAACTTAGCGCGTAAGGGACATTGACTTCCCATTCGTTTTTCTTCTCTTCTGGGTTGATCTTGGCAATCATCGTCCACGGAGCTGGGTCGGCTGTATCTTCCCATATCCCCTCTGTTGCTGCCATTTTCATTGGTTGTGTTTTAACCAAGTATTGTGCTTGTGAGTGACCACTGAAAGCCACACCAAAGCCACCGATTACCGCCATGACCATTGCAATTTGGAATGATCGTTTAAAGAAGGCGACATCTTGTTTTTTGAGCATCTTATACGCACTGACACCAGCAATGAAAAAGGCCCCAGTGGCAAATGCCCCGAATATAACGTGCGGGAACTCCACAAGTAGTTGTCCATTAGTAATAAGTTGCAAGAAGTCATTCATTTCTGCGCGGCCGTTCTTAAATTCAAAACCAACCGGATGTTGCATAAATGAGTTCGCTGCTAAAATCCAGAAACTAGACATAATTGTTCCGATTGAAACAAGCCAAATACATGCTAAATGAAGTTTTTTGCCAAGTTTGTCCCAACCAAAAATCCAAAGTCCGATAAACGTAGATTCCATAAAGAATGCAAGTAACGCTTCGATTGCAAGTGGTGCTCCGAATACGTCCCCAACAAATCTAGAGTAATCCGACCAGTTCATCCCAAACTGGAATTCTTGAATAATACCGGTTACGACACCGACTGCGAAGTTAATAAGGAATATGTGTCCCCAAAACTTCGACATTTTTTTGTAAATTTCTTTCCCCTTCACGACATACAACGTTTCCATAAGAGCA from Listeria monocytogenes ATCC 19117 encodes the following:
- a CDS encoding cytochrome ubiquinol oxidase subunit I; the protein is MDKLFLARFQFASTTIFHFLFVPLSIGLVFMVALMETLYVVKGKEIYKKMSKFWGHIFLINFAVGVVTGIIQEFQFGMNWSDYSRFVGDVFGAPLAIEALLAFFMESTFIGLWIFGWDKLGKKLHLACIWLVSIGTIMSSFWILAANSFMQHPVGFEFKNGRAEMNDFLQLITNGQLLVEFPHVIFGAFATGAFFIAGVSAYKMLKKQDVAFFKRSFQIAMVMAVIGGFGVAFSGHSQAQYLVKTQPMKMAATEGIWEDTADPAPWTMIAKINPEEKKNEWEVNVPYALSFLSYGTLTGSVEGMNTLQKQYEEKYGEGDYIPPVKTAFWSFRIMVGAGMLMILFALIGIVLAWKKKLVNAKWYLRFMIPMIGFPFLANSMGWIMTEIGRQPWVVFGYMKTADAVSPNVSSGQILFSIIAFSTIYTILAILLVYLFIREIKKGPDGHKPEKAEISVDPFDKGDESFVTK
- the cydB gene encoding cytochrome d ubiquinol oxidase subunit II, coding for MSLNELWFLLIAILFIGFFFLEGFDFGVGMSTRFMARNALERRVLVNTIGPFWDANEVWLLTAGGAIFAAFPNWYATMFSGYYIPLVFLLLALIGRGVSFEFRGQKDSPLWIKTWDWVIFFGSILPPFLFGVLFASLIQGMPINSDMDMYAGFFDYITVFSVWGGVTITLMCLLHGLLFITLRTEEDIQDRARRMAKRVWFITVPALVIFVVLAYFNTDMFQVRPVLVPLMIGIVVVMYVLSALFIWKDRDILAFTFGGLGIVFTIATIFVSLFPRVMISSINSAFDLTIENAASGQYSLSVMTIVAVTLLPFVLGYQIWSYYVFRKRVSSKEKMTY